The following nucleotide sequence is from Nitrospirota bacterium.
TGCAAATATAGTTCATAGACCGGTAACAGTGTATGAGATTAAGCTTTGCCTGCGGAGCTATTGCAAGTTCATTAATTGTGGAATCGCCCGTCCACTGTGCAATGACTCGCAGTCCCATCTCCTCAAGGATTTTTCTTGAGGCCCAGGCATCTCCCCCTATATTGTAGTCTCCAATCAGGTTAACATCGTAATCGGTAACCTTATCTAAGGTGCTCTTTCCAATTACGTGGTCCCGGATGCTGTCGTTTGCGATGTGGTGCCCCAGTGACTGGCTTACCCCTCTGAAGCCCTCGCACCGGACCGGAATTACCGGAATTCCCAGCTCCGCCGTCATTTTCTTTGCCACAGCCTCTATGTCGTCTCCTATGAGGCCAACCGGACATTCGCATTGAATGCTTATACCTTTGGCCAGAGGAAACATCTCCTTGATTTCCCTGCAAATCTGAGCCAGCCTCTTATCGCCCCCAAAGACAATGTCCCTTTCCTGAAAGTCACTGGTTACGTGCATAGCGCCAAAGTTATCCACACCAGTTGTTCCATTGGAGTAATTTCTGCGAGACCACCAACTGTACTGCCCACAGCCAACCGGGCCGTGGCTCAAATGTACGACATCCTTAATCGGCCCCCACACGACCCCCTTTGACCCGGCATACGCGCACCCCCTTATGGTCATGATGCCAGGCCGTGATTTCACATTTGATTTCACCGCACAGGCTGAGCCACACTCTCCGGAGGGGTCATTGGGCTTTACGTGTTTTTCCCGTAATTTCCTGGTCTTTTCAGGA
It contains:
- the nifD gene encoding nitrogenase molybdenum-iron protein alpha chain: MSTAIQQTQKIIDEVMEAYPEKTRKLREKHVKPNDPSGECGSACAVKSNVKSRPGIMTIRGCAYAGSKGVVWGPIKDVVHLSHGPVGCGQYSWWSRRNYSNGTTGVDNFGAMHVTSDFQERDIVFGGDKRLAQICREIKEMFPLAKGISIQCECPVGLIGDDIEAVAKKMTAELGIPVIPVRCEGFRGVSQSLGHHIANDSIRDHVIGKSTLDKVTDYDVNLIGDYNIGGDAWASRKILEEMGLRVIAQWTGDSTINELAIAPQAKLNLIHCYRSMNYICRFMQEQYGIPWVEYNLFGPTKIYQSMRKIAALFDDNIRERTEAVIAKYTPKMDAVIEAYKPVLKDKTVMLYVGGLRPRHIIGAYEDLGMEVIATGYEFGHNDDYKRTYPELKEGTLIYDDVTPYEFEEFAKRLKPDLVGSGIKEKYAYHKMGVPFRQMHSWDYSGPYHGFDGFAVFARDMDMTVNSPTWKLIRRKK